A window of Corallococcus macrosporus DSM 14697 contains these coding sequences:
- a CDS encoding ATP-dependent DNA ligase: protein MRRLADLYETLDQTMSTNAKVEALARYFQEAPPEDAAWALYFLTGQKLKRLIPTKLLVGWTQELTGIPGWLFEEVYASTGDLAEVIALLLDARERPARTEELPLSVWLEQRLLPLRRLDAAGQREQVVSWWHAMPRRELFLLNKMLTGELRVGVSSTLVVRAVAQVAGLPAPSVAHRLMGTWTPSATFFRQLVSQDVSDGDSSRPYPFYLASPLEQPAEDLGERAEWQVEWKWDGIRGQLIRRKGSVHLWSRGEELITERFPEIANAAASLPEGTVLDGEVLAHADGRPLPFAQLQRRIGRQKLTPKVLAEAPAAFMAYDVLELGGEDLRSQPLRERRAKLEALLQGMPRLPISPVVQAATWEDLATARGEARERNVEGFMLKRLASPYLTGRKRGDWWKWKIDPFTVDAVLLYAHPGHGRRSSLYTDYTFAVWNGTELQPVTKAYSGLTDAEIGRLDRWIRAHTREKYGPVRSVEPEQVFELHFEGIQPSPRHKSGVALRFPRIARWRTDKKPRDADTLDSLKELLHASG, encoded by the coding sequence GTGCGGCGACTGGCCGACCTCTACGAGACGCTGGACCAGACCATGTCCACCAACGCCAAGGTGGAGGCGCTCGCGCGCTACTTCCAGGAGGCGCCGCCGGAGGACGCGGCGTGGGCGCTCTACTTCCTCACGGGCCAGAAGCTGAAGCGGCTGATTCCCACGAAGCTGCTGGTGGGCTGGACCCAGGAGCTGACGGGCATCCCCGGCTGGCTCTTCGAGGAGGTGTACGCCTCCACGGGCGACCTGGCGGAGGTGATTGCCCTGCTGCTGGACGCACGGGAGCGCCCGGCGCGCACCGAGGAGCTGCCCCTGTCCGTCTGGCTGGAGCAGCGCCTGCTGCCCCTGCGGCGGTTGGACGCCGCCGGGCAGCGCGAGCAGGTGGTGTCCTGGTGGCACGCCATGCCCCGGCGCGAGCTGTTCCTGCTCAACAAGATGCTCACCGGCGAGCTGCGCGTGGGCGTGTCCTCCACGCTGGTGGTCCGCGCGGTGGCGCAGGTGGCGGGGCTGCCCGCGCCCAGCGTGGCGCACCGGCTGATGGGGACGTGGACGCCCTCGGCCACCTTCTTCCGGCAGCTCGTGTCGCAGGACGTGTCGGACGGCGACAGCTCCCGGCCCTACCCCTTCTATCTCGCCTCACCGCTGGAGCAGCCCGCCGAGGACCTGGGCGAGCGGGCGGAGTGGCAGGTGGAGTGGAAGTGGGACGGCATCCGCGGCCAGCTCATCCGCCGCAAGGGCAGCGTGCACCTGTGGAGCCGGGGCGAGGAGCTCATCACCGAGCGCTTCCCCGAAATCGCCAACGCCGCGGCCTCGCTCCCCGAAGGCACGGTGCTGGACGGCGAGGTGCTGGCCCATGCGGACGGAAGGCCCCTGCCCTTCGCGCAGCTCCAGCGGCGAATCGGCCGGCAGAAGCTGACGCCCAAGGTGCTGGCCGAGGCGCCCGCGGCCTTCATGGCGTACGACGTGCTGGAGCTGGGCGGCGAGGACCTCCGGAGTCAGCCGCTGCGCGAGCGGCGCGCGAAGCTGGAGGCGCTGCTGCAAGGCATGCCGCGGCTGCCCATCTCCCCCGTCGTCCAGGCGGCCACGTGGGAGGACCTGGCCACGGCGCGAGGCGAGGCGCGCGAGCGCAACGTCGAGGGCTTCATGCTCAAGCGCCTGGCGTCGCCGTACCTCACCGGGCGCAAGCGGGGCGACTGGTGGAAGTGGAAGATCGACCCGTTCACCGTGGACGCGGTGCTGCTGTACGCACACCCGGGCCACGGCCGACGCTCGTCGCTGTACACCGACTACACCTTCGCGGTGTGGAACGGCACGGAGCTGCAACCGGTGACGAAGGCCTACTCCGGCCTGACGGACGCGGAGATTGGCCGGCTGGACCGGTGGATTCGCGCGCACACTCGAGAGAAGTACGGCCCCGTGCGCTCGGTGGAGCCCGAGCAGGTCTTCGAGCTGCACTTCGAGGGCATCCAGCCCTCGCCGCGCCACAAGTCGGGCGTCGCGCTGCGCTTCCCCCGCATCGCGCGCTGGCGGACGGACAAGAAGCCGCGGGACGCGGACACGCTCGACTCGCTCAAGGAGCTGCTCCATGCCAGCGGGTAG
- a CDS encoding ligase-associated DNA damage response DEXH box helicase: MPAGRPRSLRAQIAAGRKALLGPPEPPAPKPTRKPRRPRAASGKAQAGPGEAPLERLRRWFHSKGWTPYPFQEEAWAAHARGESGLIHVPTGAGKTYAAYLGPLAEVAAHGQPGLQLLYVTPLRAVSRDVEKALREPLDVLDADITVESRTGDTSSSVRQRQREQLPQVLITTPESLCVLLTHARAAELFASLRSVIVDEWHELLGSKRGSQLELALARLRHFAPGLRTWALSATLANLDEAARHAVGTGRTPTIVSAALERPVIVETLLPASVDAFPWAGHLGASMLARVAAWLDAERSTLIFTNTRSQAERWFEGLRIARPEWEHLIALHHGSIDREERERVEGGLKEGSLRVVVCTSSLDLGVDFGPVERVVQVGSPKGIGRTMQRAGRGAHRPGATCHILFVPTHALELVEMAAARDALLRREVEARTPPRKPLDVLAQHLVTCALGGGFTSHALRDEVRTAAAFASLTDEEFAWTLSLVREGSPTLRAYPEFRRVVEHEGRCVVADARVARLHRLNIGTITSDAVVQLRYWSGGRLGSVEESYVSRLKPGDTFIFAGKKLEFSRIQDMTAYVRPAKTKVTQTPRWGGSRLPLSSSLAAAVRRTLDAARHGDVTSDELAAAWPVLDAQARLSRIPAADTVLAETCQTRDGHHLFLYPFEGRLVHEGLAALLALRLTRLRKATFTLSVNDYGLELLTPTPFPFEEALHPGLFTRERLEADVLESVNVGELSKRQFRDIARIAGLVLPGLPGARKSSRQVQASASLLHDVFVKYDPDNLLLVQARREVLEQQFEEGRLARTLARLESSPLELLPVRRPTPLGFPLVVERISASLSSESLLERVERMKERWTREDARSA; encoded by the coding sequence ATGCCAGCGGGTAGGCCACGCTCGCTGCGGGCGCAGATCGCGGCGGGCCGCAAGGCCCTGCTCGGCCCCCCGGAGCCGCCGGCTCCGAAGCCCACGCGCAAGCCCCGGCGTCCGCGCGCCGCGAGCGGCAAAGCACAAGCCGGTCCTGGTGAAGCGCCCCTGGAGCGGCTGCGGCGCTGGTTCCATTCGAAGGGGTGGACGCCCTACCCGTTCCAGGAGGAGGCCTGGGCCGCCCATGCGCGCGGCGAGAGCGGGCTCATCCACGTCCCCACCGGCGCGGGAAAGACCTATGCGGCCTACCTGGGCCCGCTCGCGGAGGTGGCGGCGCATGGGCAGCCCGGCCTCCAGCTCCTCTATGTGACGCCGCTGCGCGCGGTCTCCCGGGACGTGGAGAAGGCCCTGCGGGAGCCGCTGGACGTGCTGGACGCGGACATCACCGTGGAGAGCCGCACCGGCGACACGTCCTCCTCGGTGCGCCAGCGCCAGCGGGAGCAACTGCCCCAGGTGCTCATCACCACGCCGGAGTCGCTCTGCGTCCTGCTCACGCATGCGCGGGCCGCGGAGCTGTTCGCGTCGCTGCGCTCCGTCATCGTGGACGAGTGGCATGAGCTGCTCGGCTCCAAGCGCGGCTCGCAGTTGGAGCTGGCGCTGGCCCGCCTGCGCCACTTCGCGCCGGGCCTGCGCACCTGGGCCCTGTCCGCCACGCTGGCCAACCTGGACGAGGCGGCCCGCCATGCGGTGGGCACCGGCCGGACGCCCACGATTGTGAGCGCGGCGCTGGAGCGGCCCGTCATCGTGGAGACGCTGCTGCCGGCGTCCGTGGACGCGTTCCCCTGGGCGGGCCACCTGGGCGCCTCCATGCTGGCCCGCGTGGCCGCGTGGCTGGACGCGGAGCGCTCCACGCTCATCTTCACCAACACGCGCTCCCAGGCGGAGCGCTGGTTCGAGGGGCTGCGCATCGCCCGTCCGGAGTGGGAGCACCTCATCGCGCTCCACCATGGCTCCATCGACCGCGAGGAGCGCGAGCGCGTGGAGGGCGGCCTCAAGGAAGGCTCGCTGCGCGTCGTGGTGTGCACCTCGTCGTTGGACCTGGGCGTGGACTTCGGCCCGGTGGAGCGCGTGGTGCAGGTGGGCAGCCCCAAGGGGATTGGCCGGACGATGCAGCGCGCGGGCCGCGGCGCCCACCGCCCCGGCGCCACCTGCCACATCCTCTTCGTCCCCACGCACGCGCTGGAGCTGGTGGAGATGGCGGCCGCCCGGGACGCGCTCCTGCGCCGCGAGGTGGAGGCCCGCACGCCCCCGCGCAAGCCGCTGGACGTCCTGGCGCAGCACCTGGTGACGTGCGCGCTGGGCGGCGGCTTCACGTCCCATGCGCTGCGCGACGAGGTGCGCACCGCGGCGGCCTTCGCCAGCCTCACCGACGAGGAGTTCGCGTGGACGCTGTCCCTGGTCCGTGAGGGCAGCCCCACGCTGCGCGCCTACCCGGAGTTCCGCCGCGTGGTGGAGCACGAGGGCCGCTGCGTGGTCGCGGACGCGCGCGTGGCGCGCCTGCACCGGCTCAACATCGGCACCATCACCTCCGACGCGGTGGTGCAGCTCCGCTACTGGAGCGGCGGGCGCCTGGGCAGCGTGGAGGAGTCCTACGTCAGCCGCCTCAAGCCGGGTGACACCTTCATCTTCGCGGGGAAGAAGCTGGAGTTCAGCCGCATCCAGGACATGACGGCCTACGTGCGTCCCGCGAAGACGAAAGTCACGCAGACGCCGCGCTGGGGCGGCAGCCGCCTGCCCCTGTCCAGCTCGCTGGCCGCCGCCGTGCGCCGCACGCTGGACGCCGCGCGCCACGGCGACGTCACCTCGGACGAGCTGGCCGCGGCCTGGCCCGTGCTGGACGCGCAGGCCCGCCTGTCCCGCATCCCCGCGGCGGACACGGTGCTGGCGGAGACCTGCCAGACGCGGGACGGACACCACCTCTTCCTCTACCCCTTCGAGGGACGGTTGGTGCACGAGGGGCTGGCGGCGCTGCTGGCCCTGCGCCTCACCCGCCTGCGCAAGGCCACCTTCACCCTGTCGGTGAATGACTACGGCCTGGAGCTGCTCACCCCCACGCCCTTCCCCTTCGAGGAGGCGCTGCACCCCGGGCTCTTCACCCGCGAACGTCTGGAGGCGGACGTCCTGGAGAGCGTCAACGTCGGCGAGTTGTCGAAGCGCCAGTTCCGCGACATCGCGCGCATCGCCGGGCTGGTGCTCCCGGGCCTGCCCGGCGCGCGCAAGTCGTCGCGGCAGGTCCAGGCCAGCGCGTCACTGCTCCACGACGTCTTCGTGAAGTACGACCCGGACAACCTCCTGCTCGTCCAGGCCCGCCGGGAGGTGCTGGAGCAGCAGTTCGAGGAGGGGCGCCTGGCGCGGACCCTGGCGCGGCTGGAGTCCTCGCCGCTGGAGCTCCTCCCCGTCCGCCGGCCCACGCCCCTGGGCTTCCCGCTCGTCGTCGAGCGCATCAGCGCGAGCCTGTCCAGCGAGTCCCTGCTGGAGCGGGTGGAGCGCATGAAGGAACGATGGACTCGCGAAGATGCCAGGTCCGCCTAG
- the pdeM gene encoding ligase-associated DNA damage response endonuclease PdeM, whose amino-acid sequence MDSRRCQVRLDGTLLELLPERALYWPDTHTLAVADLHWGKTESFQQHGIPLPQGVLEDDLARLSAALTATGARRLLLLGDLIHSRQGLTPALVDRLALWRESHASVACVLVRGNHDRHVKTLPERWRLDVRESHADEGPFRFAHHPEPASGRYVWAGHLHPMVRLGGRSDTLRLPCFHVGRGVGVLPAFSAFTGGINVSRRAGDRLFAVAGPAVIEV is encoded by the coding sequence ATGGACTCGCGAAGATGCCAGGTCCGCCTAGACGGCACCCTGCTGGAGCTGCTCCCCGAGCGCGCCCTCTACTGGCCCGACACCCACACCCTGGCCGTGGCGGACCTGCATTGGGGAAAGACGGAGAGCTTCCAGCAGCACGGCATCCCCCTGCCCCAAGGCGTGCTGGAGGATGACCTGGCCCGCCTGTCCGCGGCGCTCACCGCCACCGGCGCCCGCCGCCTGCTCCTGCTGGGGGACCTCATCCACTCCCGCCAGGGCCTCACCCCCGCCCTGGTGGACCGGCTCGCCCTGTGGCGGGAGTCCCACGCGTCCGTGGCGTGCGTCCTGGTGCGGGGCAACCATGACCGGCACGTGAAGACGCTGCCCGAGCGCTGGCGCCTGGACGTGCGCGAGTCCCACGCCGACGAAGGCCCCTTCCGCTTCGCCCACCACCCGGAGCCCGCGTCAGGCCGCTACGTGTGGGCAGGTCACCTCCACCCCATGGTGCGGCTGGGCGGCAGGAGCGACACCCTGCGGCTTCCCTGCTTCCATGTGGGACGCGGCGTGGGTGTACTCCCGGCCTTCAGCGCATTCACGGGCGGAATCAATGTCTCCCGCCGCGCCGGCGATCGCCTCTTCGCCGTCGCCGGCCCCGCGGTCATCGAGGTGTAG
- a CDS encoding HNH endonuclease, with translation MSYAKRRKILGIIETDNTFERADHRGREAWLGKCLHCNAHLWVGLDGEPISRATIEHILPKTAGGTEALTNLGLACARCNQGKGTRHDARYHRDARARELVERLLARRLARWRPPETNDAP, from the coding sequence GTGAGCTACGCCAAGCGTCGGAAGATTCTGGGTATCATCGAAACAGATAATACCTTCGAGCGCGCCGACCACCGGGGCCGCGAGGCGTGGCTCGGCAAGTGCCTGCACTGTAACGCGCACCTCTGGGTCGGCCTGGATGGCGAGCCGATCAGCCGCGCCACCATCGAGCACATCCTCCCGAAGACGGCCGGGGGCACCGAGGCGCTGACGAACCTGGGCCTGGCCTGCGCCCGGTGCAACCAGGGCAAGGGCACCCGGCATGACGCCCGCTACCACCGGGACGCGCGCGCCCGGGAGCTGGTGGAACGGCTCCTGGCCCGCCGGCTCGCGCGCTGGCGGCCGCCGGAGACCAACGACGCGCCGTGA
- a CDS encoding cytochrome c3 family protein, giving the protein MSGPLFPRWTNTVSRLSAAALLAVPAIGIGGLMAYVRSPYVTGQQRPVEQPIEFDHRHHAGDEQIDCRYCHWSVEDSPSAGIPSTSVCMSCHAQVWNKSPYLTEVRKAFFSDQPIPWVRVHNLPDFVYFNHSIHVAKGVGCATCHGRVDQMAAVEQAAPLTMAWCLDCHRNPEPHLRPTEFITSMTWAPPKDKAEAAELGRQLAEAYDVHSRESCSTCHR; this is encoded by the coding sequence ATGAGCGGCCCTCTCTTCCCACGTTGGACGAACACGGTGTCGCGGCTGTCCGCCGCGGCGCTCCTTGCCGTGCCCGCCATCGGCATCGGCGGTCTCATGGCCTACGTGCGCTCGCCGTACGTCACTGGCCAGCAGCGGCCCGTTGAACAGCCGATCGAATTCGATCACCGCCATCACGCGGGTGACGAGCAGATTGACTGCCGGTACTGCCACTGGTCCGTTGAGGATTCGCCCTCCGCGGGCATCCCCTCCACCTCGGTGTGCATGTCCTGCCACGCACAGGTCTGGAACAAGAGCCCGTACCTCACCGAGGTTCGCAAGGCCTTCTTCTCCGACCAGCCCATCCCCTGGGTCCGCGTGCACAACCTGCCGGACTTCGTCTACTTCAACCACTCCATCCACGTGGCCAAGGGCGTTGGCTGCGCCACCTGCCACGGCCGCGTCGACCAGATGGCCGCCGTGGAGCAGGCCGCGCCGCTGACCATGGCCTGGTGCCTGGATTGCCACCGCAACCCGGAGCCCCACCTTCGGCCGACGGAGTTCATTACCTCGATGACCTGGGCCCCGCCCAAGGACAAGGCCGAGGCCGCTGAGCTCGGCCGCCAGCTGGCGGAAGCGTACGACGTCCACTCGCGCGAGAGCTGCTCCACATGCCACCGATGA
- a CDS encoding TAT-variant-translocated molybdopterin oxidoreductase, with amino-acid sequence MNTKRDGAPSQDTPSSFALPVVTDRPAAKADAVGEALEHAAANASSSEPGYGQTYWRSLEEKLGASEYLEETRPEFPAGADLAPTGFARREFMQLLGASMALAGATACSTRPVDERLLPYTKTPPELVPGNPLHYASGMTLAGHTSGLLITAREGRPVKIEGNPDHPVNQGAAGPWEQAFLLSLYDPNRARILRQGKSPRALRALREELVNRANKAADGGSRVRFLSEPGNSPLAGDLRNRILKKLPNARFHSYTAQTHDAQAEASRALFGGQAVTAVYDFAQADIVLSLDADFLESRPENLAYARQFANRRDPNTGPMNRLYVAEARFSITGGMADHRRRMKSQEVLAVAAAVAQAVGGPAAALAGAAANKASLSADHDAWVQAVVADLRAARPGRTLVVAGERQPAAVHALAHAINAALGNTGTTVKYVQSSIAEQEGLSQVRALVEDLTAGRVDTLVITSWNPVFSVPADTGLKELLDPATNPNRGNLTVIYTGLFEDETSQYADWFVPAAHPLETWSDGRSFDGTVAIAQPLIQPLYNGVPETELLAMFLDEPYRPAYQMLRDYWRGQSEGQGDFEANWESWVSDGAIPGTQAAAVQTAPDFGAASALVSGFAAPATGELEVNFVYDYKVFDGRFGNSSWLQELPDPITKMTWDNAALLSPETAKRLGLEPGDLAELSYGGRKLTVPVWITPGHADDTVTMSLGYGRDGLHEQVAKAVGFNANAVRTLKAPWFDGGATLTKVRGSYKFSLTQTHWRMENRPLALDMPLAELKNPSTATEHALHRVKGELKFGVQDNLPAFDYNKGPSNPQGYKWGMAIDLSRCTGCSACVVACQAENNIPVVGKQQVSVSREMQWLRIDRYFEGSESDPRMVMQPVMCVHCEKAPCEYVCPVNATVHSDEGLNDMVYNRCVGTRYCSNNCPYKVRRFNYLHYTADKTATEKMLMNPDVTVRNRGVMEKCTYCVQRIERVRIDARVEKRLINEKELQTACQQTCPTQAITFGSLNDPQQRVTQLHEDERAYKLLHELGTRPRTAHLIRVRNPNPALEPAAPAAANQGSH; translated from the coding sequence ATGAACACGAAGCGCGACGGCGCACCGTCGCAGGACACCCCCTCCTCCTTCGCGCTCCCGGTCGTCACGGACCGGCCCGCCGCCAAGGCCGACGCCGTCGGCGAGGCGCTCGAGCACGCGGCCGCCAACGCCTCCTCCTCCGAGCCCGGCTATGGCCAGACGTACTGGCGCAGCCTGGAGGAGAAGCTCGGCGCGTCCGAGTACCTGGAGGAGACCCGGCCGGAGTTCCCCGCGGGCGCCGACCTGGCCCCCACCGGCTTCGCCCGCCGCGAGTTCATGCAGCTGCTGGGCGCCTCCATGGCCCTGGCCGGCGCCACCGCGTGCAGCACGCGCCCGGTGGATGAGCGCCTCCTGCCGTACACCAAGACGCCTCCCGAGCTCGTCCCGGGCAACCCGCTCCACTACGCGTCCGGCATGACGCTGGCCGGTCACACCTCCGGCCTGCTCATCACCGCCCGCGAGGGTCGCCCCGTGAAGATCGAGGGCAACCCGGACCACCCGGTCAACCAGGGCGCCGCCGGCCCCTGGGAGCAGGCGTTCCTCCTGTCCCTGTACGACCCGAACCGCGCCCGCATCCTCCGCCAGGGCAAGAGCCCCCGCGCGCTGCGCGCCCTGCGCGAGGAGCTGGTCAACCGCGCCAACAAGGCCGCGGACGGTGGCAGCCGCGTGCGCTTCCTGTCCGAGCCCGGCAACTCGCCGCTGGCGGGTGACCTGCGCAACCGCATCCTGAAGAAGCTGCCGAACGCGCGCTTCCACAGCTACACCGCGCAGACGCACGACGCGCAGGCCGAGGCGAGCCGCGCGCTCTTCGGCGGCCAGGCCGTGACGGCCGTCTACGACTTCGCCCAGGCGGACATCGTCCTGTCGCTGGACGCGGACTTCCTGGAGAGCCGCCCGGAGAACCTGGCCTACGCGCGCCAGTTCGCCAACCGCCGCGACCCGAACACCGGCCCGATGAACCGGCTCTACGTGGCCGAGGCCCGCTTCTCCATCACCGGCGGCATGGCCGACCACCGCCGGCGCATGAAGTCGCAGGAGGTGCTCGCGGTCGCCGCCGCCGTGGCGCAGGCCGTGGGTGGCCCCGCCGCCGCCCTGGCTGGCGCCGCCGCCAACAAGGCGTCCCTGAGCGCGGACCACGACGCCTGGGTGCAGGCCGTCGTCGCGGACCTGCGCGCCGCGCGCCCGGGCCGCACGCTGGTGGTCGCGGGTGAGCGTCAGCCGGCCGCGGTCCACGCGCTGGCGCACGCCATCAACGCCGCGCTGGGCAACACCGGCACCACGGTGAAGTACGTCCAGTCGTCCATCGCGGAGCAGGAGGGCCTGAGCCAGGTCCGCGCGCTGGTGGAGGACCTCACCGCCGGCCGCGTGGACACGCTGGTCATCACGAGCTGGAACCCGGTGTTCTCGGTTCCGGCGGACACGGGCCTGAAGGAGCTGCTGGACCCGGCGACCAACCCCAACCGCGGCAACCTCACCGTCATCTACACGGGCCTCTTCGAGGACGAGACCAGCCAGTACGCCGACTGGTTCGTCCCCGCGGCGCACCCGCTGGAGACGTGGAGCGACGGCCGCTCCTTCGACGGCACCGTGGCCATTGCCCAGCCGCTCATCCAGCCGCTCTACAACGGCGTGCCGGAGACCGAGCTGCTGGCGATGTTCCTCGACGAGCCCTACCGCCCCGCGTACCAGATGCTGCGCGACTACTGGCGGGGGCAGTCCGAGGGCCAGGGTGACTTCGAGGCCAACTGGGAGAGCTGGGTCTCCGACGGCGCCATCCCCGGCACGCAGGCCGCCGCGGTGCAGACCGCGCCGGACTTCGGTGCCGCGTCCGCGCTGGTGTCGGGCTTCGCGGCCCCGGCCACGGGCGAGCTCGAGGTCAACTTCGTCTACGACTACAAGGTCTTCGACGGCCGCTTCGGCAACAGCTCCTGGCTGCAGGAGCTCCCGGACCCCATCACCAAGATGACCTGGGACAACGCCGCGCTGCTGAGCCCGGAGACCGCCAAGCGCCTGGGCCTGGAGCCCGGTGACCTGGCGGAGCTGAGCTACGGCGGGCGCAAGCTGACCGTGCCGGTGTGGATTACGCCGGGCCACGCCGACGACACCGTGACGATGTCGCTGGGCTACGGCCGTGACGGCCTGCACGAGCAGGTGGCCAAGGCGGTGGGCTTCAACGCCAACGCCGTGCGCACCCTGAAGGCCCCCTGGTTCGACGGCGGCGCCACGCTCACCAAGGTGCGCGGCAGCTACAAGTTCAGCCTGACCCAGACGCACTGGCGGATGGAGAACCGCCCGCTGGCGCTGGACATGCCGCTGGCCGAGCTGAAGAACCCGTCCACCGCGACGGAGCACGCGCTCCACCGCGTCAAGGGCGAGCTGAAGTTCGGCGTCCAGGACAACCTGCCGGCCTTTGACTACAACAAGGGCCCCAGCAACCCCCAGGGCTACAAGTGGGGCATGGCCATCGACCTGTCCCGCTGCACGGGCTGCAGCGCGTGCGTGGTGGCCTGCCAGGCGGAGAACAACATCCCCGTCGTGGGCAAGCAGCAGGTCTCCGTCAGCCGCGAGATGCAGTGGCTGCGCATCGACCGCTACTTCGAGGGCAGCGAGAGCGACCCCCGGATGGTGATGCAGCCGGTGATGTGCGTGCACTGCGAGAAGGCCCCCTGCGAGTACGTCTGCCCGGTGAACGCCACCGTGCACTCGGACGAGGGCCTCAACGACATGGTGTACAACCGCTGCGTCGGCACCCGGTACTGCTCGAACAACTGCCCGTACAAGGTGCGCCGGTTCAACTACCTGCACTACACGGCGGACAAGACGGCCACCGAGAAGATGCTGATGAACCCGGACGTCACCGTCCGCAACCGCGGCGTGATGGAGAAGTGCACGTACTGCGTCCAGCGCATCGAGCGCGTGCGCATCGACGCCCGCGTGGAGAAGCGCCTCATCAACGAGAAGGAACTGCAGACGGCCTGCCAGCAGACCTGCCCGACGCAGGCCATCACCTTCGGTTCCCTCAACGATCCGCAGCAGCGCGTCACGCAGCTCCACGAGGACGAGCGCGCGTACAAGCTGCTCCACGAGCTGGGCACCCGCCCGCGCACCGCGCACCTCATCCGCGTCCGAAATCCCAACCCCGCCCTCGAGCCCGCCGCGCCCGCCGCGGCGAACCAAGGGAGCCACTGA
- the nrfD gene encoding NrfD/PsrC family molybdoenzyme membrane anchor subunit — protein sequence MAETAANAALDPLEPRPLVAPHHDDASLNETLLDHVWRKPGKGWFMLFGLSLSALGLLVIGVTYTLARGIGVWGNNQPVGWAFDIINFVWWVGIGHAGTLISAILLLFQQKWRTSINRFAEAMTLFAVMCAGLFPLLHTGRPWFAFWLFPYPSTLGAWPQFRSPLVWDVFAISTYLTVSALFWFVGLIPDLAALRDSSKTKLQRTLYGLFALGWRGSGRHWHNYKIAYLLLAGLSTPLVVSVHTIVSFDFAVSLLPGWHTTVFPPYFVAGAVFSGFAMVITLIIPARKYLGLRDVITDRHLENMNKVILATGLLVSYGYLMEHFVAWYSQNQYEMWTFYVNRATGPYAGVYWLMIACNVITPNIFWFKKARTNIAIMWVASIAVNIGMWCERFIIIVTSLSQDFLPSSWGIYTPTWVDWCIYVGTLGLFGTLFLLFLKFVPAVAISEVKELQLELKHAAHHHGTDGASAGAGTLTHGAH from the coding sequence ATGGCTGAAACTGCTGCCAACGCTGCCCTCGATCCGCTCGAGCCGCGGCCACTCGTCGCGCCGCACCATGACGACGCGTCCCTGAACGAGACGCTGCTGGACCATGTCTGGCGCAAGCCGGGCAAGGGCTGGTTCATGCTCTTCGGCCTGTCGCTCAGCGCCCTGGGCCTGCTCGTCATCGGCGTCACCTACACGCTGGCCCGCGGTATCGGCGTGTGGGGCAACAACCAGCCCGTCGGCTGGGCGTTCGACATCATCAACTTCGTCTGGTGGGTCGGTATCGGCCACGCCGGTACGCTCATCTCCGCCATCCTCCTGCTCTTCCAGCAGAAGTGGCGCACGAGCATCAACCGGTTCGCCGAGGCCATGACGCTGTTCGCCGTCATGTGCGCGGGGCTCTTCCCGCTGCTGCACACCGGCCGTCCCTGGTTCGCATTCTGGCTGTTCCCCTACCCCAGCACCCTGGGCGCGTGGCCGCAGTTCCGCTCGCCGCTGGTGTGGGACGTGTTCGCCATCTCGACCTACCTCACGGTGTCCGCGCTCTTCTGGTTCGTGGGCCTCATCCCCGACCTGGCGGCGCTGCGTGACTCGTCCAAGACGAAGCTGCAGCGGACCCTCTACGGCCTGTTCGCGCTCGGCTGGCGCGGCTCCGGCCGGCACTGGCACAACTACAAGATTGCGTACCTGCTGCTGGCCGGTCTCTCCACGCCGCTCGTGGTGTCCGTGCACACCATCGTTTCGTTCGACTTCGCCGTCTCCCTGCTGCCCGGCTGGCACACCACCGTCTTCCCGCCCTACTTCGTGGCCGGCGCGGTGTTCAGCGGCTTCGCGATGGTCATCACCCTCATCATCCCCGCGCGCAAGTACCTGGGCCTGCGGGACGTGATTACGGACCGGCACCTGGAGAACATGAACAAGGTCATCCTGGCGACGGGCCTGCTCGTCTCCTACGGGTACCTGATGGAGCACTTCGTCGCCTGGTACTCGCAGAACCAGTACGAGATGTGGACCTTCTACGTGAACCGCGCCACCGGCCCCTACGCCGGCGTGTACTGGCTGATGATTGCGTGCAACGTCATCACCCCGAACATCTTCTGGTTCAAGAAGGCCCGCACCAACATCGCCATCATGTGGGTCGCGTCCATCGCGGTGAACATCGGCATGTGGTGTGAGCGGTTCATCATCATCGTCACGTCGCTGAGCCAGGACTTCCTGCCGTCCTCGTGGGGCATCTACACCCCGACCTGGGTGGACTGGTGCATCTACGTGGGCACGCTGGGCCTGTTCGGCACCCTGTTCCTGCTGTTCCTCAAGTTCGTGCCCGCGGTCGCCATCAGCGAGGTGAAGGAGCTGCAGTTGGAGCTCAAGCACGCCGCTCACCACCACGGCACTGACGGTGCGAGTGCCGGCGCCGGCACCCTCACCCACGGAGCGCACTAG